From Etheostoma cragini isolate CJK2018 chromosome 17, CSU_Ecrag_1.0, whole genome shotgun sequence, one genomic window encodes:
- the rrbp1a gene encoding ribosome-binding protein 1a isoform X2 encodes MDIYDPQTLGIMVFGGFMVISAIGIALVSSFSMKETSYEEALAKQRRELGKIQSRSDKKKKDKVSEKKGRGKKKDEKPNGKIPEPEKFQEEVEAEAVIEPAAAPVVAAAPAPAPAPVPEPVPAFEVKPTAAPAPAVTQPKIGAEQSPALSDPSPSPSPKEKKKKKVAKVEPASTHTAPVVTAPAPVKSSAAPVLTQAPVSAPTKATAPSSASAPTKTAPAPAKVAPAPAKVAPAPAKVAPAPAKVAPAPAKATAAPAKSSPAPSKTAPVLEAVTKDVPVMAVTPVGSQQAPAVAQKIQEPKKKASKKKTESVAAVDSADAPLYLPYKALVSTISSMVFSEGEAHRLIEILSEKVGIIQDTWHKASQKGDPVAMLKKQLEEREKQLALEQEDATAAKNRLRELTKELSAEKSKVASVETRLSSQLSKREQEMIALQARMQASYQDHVAQTQGLNAKIVSLQEQLEKGPNAQLARLQQENSILRDALNQATSQAESKQNAELAKLRQECTKLTKELGEKTESLHADEIIRKGLEAKVSATEKQLSLLQASHGESEQALQRRLEEVCEELRVTQSRNNSLQATLDDAQQDSSKLSEFQVQIGRLEDEISERSAQAEALTAQLEETRAEKSQLVQQVASINALLEASQTKKEEDNNQVNAAEVEQLKLSLQEKDGQLNTLHEELKQLQMKQEAAENTVVELEQKNKSEDISLITSLQDELKNLKEEMVQLNSTPQSDNSTELALLQNSLTEKDTLVTSLQEELREVREKTAIDAQNVTEKLATFQTEAKESLQTLFPQIPVETEQSNWLQVFTQKAKEALSQQSQESQETAALPELLEKLKEAEESHSTLHAECEQYRTVLAETEGMLKHLQKSVEEEELVWKSKIANSEEQLREALENVSKLEAENQSVEQLKEQMMLLEAQLEKQSDNQGTSEEMEQLMLQLSGCQSQLDSAQKEAQAHKEELAQVREQLGEITLRAQREPNGPAEAQPSQFKNTLSQTTEKLHGEVAQRQQLSQEFEQAQKTITELQTQLELVNASAESPQAETEDVAQLKERLEKEKKLSKDLGQAATKLQQLLKATQEQLTKERDTVRTLQEHPEVKGEYVELKEGTSV; translated from the exons ATGGATATCTATGACCCCCAGACCCTTGGCATAATGGTATTTGGTGGATTCATGGTGATCTCTGCTATCGGGATTGCTCTTGTCTCCTCCTTCTCCATGAAGGAGACCTCTTATGAGGAGGCCCTGGCTAAACAACGTAGGGAGTTGGGTAAAATACAGTCCCGCtctgacaaaaagaagaaggacaAGGTCTCTGAGAAGAAGGGCCGTGGCAAAAAGAAAGACGAAAAACCCAATGGAAAGATCCCAGAGCCTGAAAAATTTCAAGAGGAAGTTGAAGCTGAGGCCGTCATTGAACCTGCTGCTGCCCCAGTTGTAGCTGCTGCCCCCGCCCCTGCCCCTGCCCCAGTCCCAGAACCCGTCCCTGCTTTTGAGGTTAAACCAACTGCAGCCCCAGCACCAGCAGTCACCCAACCAAAGATTGGAGCTGAACAAAGCCCTGCTCTTTCTGATCCCTCACCTTCACCCTCAcctaaagagaaaaagaagaagaaggtggcTAAGGTGGAGCCAGCCTCTACCCATACGGCCCCAGTTGTGACTGCTCCTGCACCCGTCAAGTCCTCCGCTGCCCCAGTATTAACTCAGGCCCCCGTGTCTGCCCCGACTAAAGCAACCGCCCCATCCTCTGCATCTGCCCCAACCAAGACCGCCCCTGCGCCAGCCAAAGTTGCCCCTGCGCCAGCCAAAGTTGCCCCTGCGCCAGCCAAAGTTGCCCCTGCGCCAGCCAAAGTTGCCCCTGCGCCAGCCAAAGCTACTGCAGCCCCTGCCAAGTCTTCACCCGCTCCATCCAAGACTGCCCCAGTGCTGGAAGCTGTCACTAAAGACGTCCCCGTGATGGCAGTGACCCCAGTGGGATCCCAGCAGGCTCCTGCTGTTGCACAAAAAATACAAGAGCCCAAGAAGAAGGCCTCCAAGAAAAAGACTGAGTCTG tgGCAGCAGTGGATTCTGCTGATGCTCCTCTGTACCTGCCCTACAAGGCTCTGGTGTCCACCATCAGTAGCATGGTGTTCAGTGAGGGAGAGGCCCACAGGCTCATCGAGATCCTGTCTGAGAAAGTTGGCATCATTCAGGACACCTGGCATAAG GCCTCTCAGAAAGGAGACCCAGTGGCCATGCTGAAGAAACAActggaagagagggagaaacagctgGCCTTAGAACAAGAGGATGCTACTGCAGCAAAGAACCGTCTCAGAGAACTCACCAAG GAGCTGTCTGCTGAGAAGTCCAAGGTTGCCAGTGTGGAAACAAGGCTAAGTTCCCAGCTGAGTAAGAGGGAGCAAGAAATGATTGCTCTGCAAGCCCGTATGCAGGCTAGCTACCAGGACCATGTAGCACAGACCCAGGGGCTCAATGCAAAG ATTGTCAGCCTGCAGGAACAGCTGGAAAAAGGCCCCAATGCCCAGCTAGCCCGTCTACAGCAGGAGAACTCTATTCTCCGGGATGCCCTCAACCAAGCCACCAGTCAGGCTGAGAGCAA GCAAAATGCGGAGCTGGCCAAGCTGCGCCAGGAATGCACAAAGTTAACCAAGGAACTTGGAGAGAAGACCGAGAGTCTGCATGCTGATGAGATCATCAGGAAAGGGCTGGAGGCCAAGGTCTCCGCTACTGAGAAGCAACTCTCCCTGCTGCAG gcCAGCCATGGGGAGAGCGAGCAGGCATTGCAGAGGAGATTGGAGGAGGTGTGTGAGGAGCTCAGAGTAACACAGAGTAGAAACAACAGCCTGCAGGCCACTCTGGATGATGCCCAGCAGGACAGCAGCAAACTCTCAG AGTTTCAGGTGCAAATTGGGAGATTGGAGGATGAAATCAGCGAGCGCTCTGCTCAGGCGGAGGCCCTCACCGCCCAGCTGGAGGAGACCCGGGCAGAGAAAAGCCAGCTTGTACAGCAGGTGGCCTCCATCAACGCACTGCTTGAGGCCAGTCAGACCAAAAAGGAGGAGGATAACAATCAG GTGAACGCTGCAGAAGTGGAACAGCTAAAGCTCAG CCTTCAGGAGAAAGACGGCCAGTTGAACACGCTTCACGAGGAACTGAAGCAACTGCAGATGAAGCAGGAAGCTGCC GAGAACACTGTTGTTGAGCTGGAGCAAAAGAACAAGAG tgagGATATCAGCCTCATCACATCGCTTCAGGACGAACTTAAAAACCTCAAAGAAGAGATGGTGCAACTTAACAGCACACCA CAGTCAGATAATTCCACCGAGCTGGCACTACTACAGAACAG cCTGACTGAGAAAGATACCCTTGTTACATCACTACAAGAGGAGCTGAgagaagtgagagaaaagacagcCATTGATGCA CAGAACGTTACGGAAAAACTGGCAACTTTTCAAACTGAAGCCAAAGAAAGTCTCCAGACACTCTTCCCACAGATACCCGTAGAGACAGAGCAG tCCAACTGGTTACAAGTATTTACGCAGAAAGCTAAGGAGGCTCTCAGCCAGCAGAGCCAAGAGTCTCAGGAAACCGCAGCGTTGCCT GAGTTGCTCGAGAAACTGAAGGAGGCTGAGGAGAGCCACAGCACACTGCATGCTGAATGTGAACAGTACAGGACAGTGCTGGCTGAAACA GAAGGAATGCTGAAACATCTGCAGAAGAGtgtggaagaagaagagctGGTATGGAAGTCCAAGATAGCTAACTCAGAAGAACAGCTGAGGGAG GCTTTGGAGAATGTCAGCAAGCTGGAGGCAGAAAACCAAAGTGTAGAACAG TTGAAGGAGCAGATGATGCTTCTGGAAGCCCAGCTGGAGAAGCAGTCCGACAACCAGGGGACCTCGGAGGAGATGGAGCAG CTGATGCTGCAGCTGTCGGGGTGCCAGAGCCAGCTGGATTCGGCCCAGAAGGAGGCCCAGGCACACAAGGAGGAGCTTGCACAG GTCAGAGAGCAGCTGGGCGAGATCACCTTGCGGGCTCAGCGAGAACCGAATGGCCCAGCTGAGGCTCAACCCAGTCAG TTCAAGAACACCTTGAGTCAGACAACTGAAAAGCTGCACGGGGAGGTGGCTCAGAGACAGCAGCTTTCACAAGAGTTTGAGCAG GCCCAGAAGACTATAACAGAACTTCAGACTCAGTTGGAGCTGGTGAATGCTTCTGCAGAGTCCCCACAAGCTGAAACAGAAGACGTTGCTCAGCTCAAG GAGCGcttggagaaggagaagaagctGTCCAAAGACCTGGGCCAGGCAGCCACCAAGCTTCAGCAGCTTCTCAAAGCCACTCAGGAGCAGCTgaccaaagagagagacacagtgaGAACACTACAGGAGCACCCGGAGGTCAAG GGAGAATACGTGGAGCTTAAGGAAGGAACGTCCGTCTGA
- the rrbp1a gene encoding ribosome-binding protein 1a isoform X6 has product MDIYDPQTLGIMVFGGFMVISAIGIALVSSFSMKETSYEEALAKQRRELGKIQSRSDKKKKDKVSEKKGRGKKKDEKPNGKIPEPEKFQEEVEAEAVIEPAAAPVVAAAPAPAPAPVPEPVPAFEVKPTAAPAPAVTQPKIGAEQSPALSDPSPSPSPKEKKKKKVAKVEPASTHTAPVVTAPAPVKSSAAPVLTQAPVSAPTKATAPSSASAPTKTAPAPAKVAPAPAKVAPAPAKVAPAPAKVAPAPAKATAAPAKSSPAPSKTAPVLEAVTKDVPVMAVTPVGSQQAPAVAQKIQEPKKKASKKKTESVAAVDSADAPLYLPYKALVSTISSMVFSEGEAHRLIEILSEKVGIIQDTWHKASQKGDPVAMLKKQLEEREKQLALEQEDATAAKNRLRELTKELSAEKSKVASVETRLSSQLSKREQEMIALQARMQASYQDHVAQTQGLNAKIVSLQEQLEKGPNAQLARLQQENSILRDALNQATSQAESKQNAELAKLRQECTKLTKELGEKTESLHADEIIRKGLEAKVSATEKQLSLLQASHGESEQALQRRLEEVCEELRVTQSRNNSLQATLDDAQQDSSKLSEFQVQIGRLEDEISERSAQAEALTAQLEETRAEKSQLVQQVASINALLEASQTKKEEDNNQQVNAAEVEQLKLSLQEKDGQLNTLHEELKQLQMKQEAAENTVVELEQKNKSEDISLITSLQDELKNLKEEMVQLNSTPSDNSTELALLQNSLTEKDTLVTSLQEELREVREKTAIDANVTEKLATFQTEAKESLQTLFPQIPVETEQSNWLQVFTQKAKEALSQQSQESQETAALPELLEKLKEAEESHSTLHAECEQYRTVLAETEGMLKHLQKSVEEEELVWKSKIANSEEQLREALENVSKLEAENQSVEQLKEQMMLLEAQLEKQSDNQGTSEEMEQLMLQLSGCQSQLDSAQKEAQAHKEELAQVREQLGEITLRAQREPNGPAEAQPSQFKNTLSQTTEKLHGEVAQRQQLSQEFEQAQKTITELQTQLELVNASAESPQAETEDVAQLKERLEKEKKLSKDLGQAATKLQQLLKATQEQLTKERDTVRTLQEHPEVKGEYVELKEGTSV; this is encoded by the exons ATGGATATCTATGACCCCCAGACCCTTGGCATAATGGTATTTGGTGGATTCATGGTGATCTCTGCTATCGGGATTGCTCTTGTCTCCTCCTTCTCCATGAAGGAGACCTCTTATGAGGAGGCCCTGGCTAAACAACGTAGGGAGTTGGGTAAAATACAGTCCCGCtctgacaaaaagaagaaggacaAGGTCTCTGAGAAGAAGGGCCGTGGCAAAAAGAAAGACGAAAAACCCAATGGAAAGATCCCAGAGCCTGAAAAATTTCAAGAGGAAGTTGAAGCTGAGGCCGTCATTGAACCTGCTGCTGCCCCAGTTGTAGCTGCTGCCCCCGCCCCTGCCCCTGCCCCAGTCCCAGAACCCGTCCCTGCTTTTGAGGTTAAACCAACTGCAGCCCCAGCACCAGCAGTCACCCAACCAAAGATTGGAGCTGAACAAAGCCCTGCTCTTTCTGATCCCTCACCTTCACCCTCAcctaaagagaaaaagaagaagaaggtggcTAAGGTGGAGCCAGCCTCTACCCATACGGCCCCAGTTGTGACTGCTCCTGCACCCGTCAAGTCCTCCGCTGCCCCAGTATTAACTCAGGCCCCCGTGTCTGCCCCGACTAAAGCAACCGCCCCATCCTCTGCATCTGCCCCAACCAAGACCGCCCCTGCGCCAGCCAAAGTTGCCCCTGCGCCAGCCAAAGTTGCCCCTGCGCCAGCCAAAGTTGCCCCTGCGCCAGCCAAAGTTGCCCCTGCGCCAGCCAAAGCTACTGCAGCCCCTGCCAAGTCTTCACCCGCTCCATCCAAGACTGCCCCAGTGCTGGAAGCTGTCACTAAAGACGTCCCCGTGATGGCAGTGACCCCAGTGGGATCCCAGCAGGCTCCTGCTGTTGCACAAAAAATACAAGAGCCCAAGAAGAAGGCCTCCAAGAAAAAGACTGAGTCTG tgGCAGCAGTGGATTCTGCTGATGCTCCTCTGTACCTGCCCTACAAGGCTCTGGTGTCCACCATCAGTAGCATGGTGTTCAGTGAGGGAGAGGCCCACAGGCTCATCGAGATCCTGTCTGAGAAAGTTGGCATCATTCAGGACACCTGGCATAAG GCCTCTCAGAAAGGAGACCCAGTGGCCATGCTGAAGAAACAActggaagagagggagaaacagctgGCCTTAGAACAAGAGGATGCTACTGCAGCAAAGAACCGTCTCAGAGAACTCACCAAG GAGCTGTCTGCTGAGAAGTCCAAGGTTGCCAGTGTGGAAACAAGGCTAAGTTCCCAGCTGAGTAAGAGGGAGCAAGAAATGATTGCTCTGCAAGCCCGTATGCAGGCTAGCTACCAGGACCATGTAGCACAGACCCAGGGGCTCAATGCAAAG ATTGTCAGCCTGCAGGAACAGCTGGAAAAAGGCCCCAATGCCCAGCTAGCCCGTCTACAGCAGGAGAACTCTATTCTCCGGGATGCCCTCAACCAAGCCACCAGTCAGGCTGAGAGCAA GCAAAATGCGGAGCTGGCCAAGCTGCGCCAGGAATGCACAAAGTTAACCAAGGAACTTGGAGAGAAGACCGAGAGTCTGCATGCTGATGAGATCATCAGGAAAGGGCTGGAGGCCAAGGTCTCCGCTACTGAGAAGCAACTCTCCCTGCTGCAG gcCAGCCATGGGGAGAGCGAGCAGGCATTGCAGAGGAGATTGGAGGAGGTGTGTGAGGAGCTCAGAGTAACACAGAGTAGAAACAACAGCCTGCAGGCCACTCTGGATGATGCCCAGCAGGACAGCAGCAAACTCTCAG AGTTTCAGGTGCAAATTGGGAGATTGGAGGATGAAATCAGCGAGCGCTCTGCTCAGGCGGAGGCCCTCACCGCCCAGCTGGAGGAGACCCGGGCAGAGAAAAGCCAGCTTGTACAGCAGGTGGCCTCCATCAACGCACTGCTTGAGGCCAGTCAGACCAAAAAGGAGGAGGATAACAATCAG CAGGTGAACGCTGCAGAAGTGGAACAGCTAAAGCTCAG CCTTCAGGAGAAAGACGGCCAGTTGAACACGCTTCACGAGGAACTGAAGCAACTGCAGATGAAGCAGGAAGCTGCC GAGAACACTGTTGTTGAGCTGGAGCAAAAGAACAAGAG tgagGATATCAGCCTCATCACATCGCTTCAGGACGAACTTAAAAACCTCAAAGAAGAGATGGTGCAACTTAACAGCACACCA TCAGATAATTCCACCGAGCTGGCACTACTACAGAACAG cCTGACTGAGAAAGATACCCTTGTTACATCACTACAAGAGGAGCTGAgagaagtgagagaaaagacagcCATTGATGCA AACGTTACGGAAAAACTGGCAACTTTTCAAACTGAAGCCAAAGAAAGTCTCCAGACACTCTTCCCACAGATACCCGTAGAGACAGAGCAG tCCAACTGGTTACAAGTATTTACGCAGAAAGCTAAGGAGGCTCTCAGCCAGCAGAGCCAAGAGTCTCAGGAAACCGCAGCGTTGCCT GAGTTGCTCGAGAAACTGAAGGAGGCTGAGGAGAGCCACAGCACACTGCATGCTGAATGTGAACAGTACAGGACAGTGCTGGCTGAAACA GAAGGAATGCTGAAACATCTGCAGAAGAGtgtggaagaagaagagctGGTATGGAAGTCCAAGATAGCTAACTCAGAAGAACAGCTGAGGGAG GCTTTGGAGAATGTCAGCAAGCTGGAGGCAGAAAACCAAAGTGTAGAACAG TTGAAGGAGCAGATGATGCTTCTGGAAGCCCAGCTGGAGAAGCAGTCCGACAACCAGGGGACCTCGGAGGAGATGGAGCAG CTGATGCTGCAGCTGTCGGGGTGCCAGAGCCAGCTGGATTCGGCCCAGAAGGAGGCCCAGGCACACAAGGAGGAGCTTGCACAG GTCAGAGAGCAGCTGGGCGAGATCACCTTGCGGGCTCAGCGAGAACCGAATGGCCCAGCTGAGGCTCAACCCAGTCAG TTCAAGAACACCTTGAGTCAGACAACTGAAAAGCTGCACGGGGAGGTGGCTCAGAGACAGCAGCTTTCACAAGAGTTTGAGCAG GCCCAGAAGACTATAACAGAACTTCAGACTCAGTTGGAGCTGGTGAATGCTTCTGCAGAGTCCCCACAAGCTGAAACAGAAGACGTTGCTCAGCTCAAG GAGCGcttggagaaggagaagaagctGTCCAAAGACCTGGGCCAGGCAGCCACCAAGCTTCAGCAGCTTCTCAAAGCCACTCAGGAGCAGCTgaccaaagagagagacacagtgaGAACACTACAGGAGCACCCGGAGGTCAAG GGAGAATACGTGGAGCTTAAGGAAGGAACGTCCGTCTGA
- the rrbp1a gene encoding ribosome-binding protein 1a isoform X4, translating into MDIYDPQTLGIMVFGGFMVISAIGIALVSSFSMKETSYEEALAKQRRELGKIQSRSDKKKKDKVSEKKGRGKKKDEKPNGKIPEPEKFQEEVEAEAVIEPAAAPVVAAAPAPAPAPVPEPVPAFEVKPTAAPAPAVTQPKIGAEQSPALSDPSPSPSPKEKKKKKVAKVEPASTHTAPVVTAPAPVKSSAAPVLTQAPVSAPTKATAPSSASAPTKTAPAPAKVAPAPAKVAPAPAKVAPAPAKVAPAPAKATAAPAKSSPAPSKTAPVLEAVTKDVPVMAVTPVGSQQAPAVAQKIQEPKKKASKKKTESVAAVDSADAPLYLPYKALVSTISSMVFSEGEAHRLIEILSEKVGIIQDTWHKASQKGDPVAMLKKQLEEREKQLALEQEDATAAKNRLRELTKELSAEKSKVASVETRLSSQLSKREQEMIALQARMQASYQDHVAQTQGLNAKIVSLQEQLEKGPNAQLARLQQENSILRDALNQATSQAESKQNAELAKLRQECTKLTKELGEKTESLHADEIIRKGLEAKVSATEKQLSLLQASHGESEQALQRRLEEVCEELRVTQSRNNSLQATLDDAQQDSSKLSEFQVQIGRLEDEISERSAQAEALTAQLEETRAEKSQLVQQVASINALLEASQTKKEEDNNQQVNAAEVEQLKLSLQEKDGQLNTLHEELKQLQMKQEAAENTVVELEQKNKSEDISLITSLQDELKNLKEEMVQLNSTPSDNSTELALLQNSLTEKDTLVTSLQEELREVREKTAIDAQNVTEKLATFQTEAKESLQTLFPQIPVETEQSNWLQVFTQKAKEALSQQSQESQETAALPELLEKLKEAEESHSTLHAECEQYRTVLAETEGMLKHLQKSVEEEELVWKSKIANSEEQLREALENVSKLEAENQSVEQLKEQMMLLEAQLEKQSDNQGTSEEMEQLMLQLSGCQSQLDSAQKEAQAHKEELAQVREQLGEITLRAQREPNGPAEAQPSQFKNTLSQTTEKLHGEVAQRQQLSQEFEQAQKTITELQTQLELVNASAESPQAETEDVAQLKERLEKEKKLSKDLGQAATKLQQLLKATQEQLTKERDTVRTLQEHPEVKGEYVELKEGTSV; encoded by the exons ATGGATATCTATGACCCCCAGACCCTTGGCATAATGGTATTTGGTGGATTCATGGTGATCTCTGCTATCGGGATTGCTCTTGTCTCCTCCTTCTCCATGAAGGAGACCTCTTATGAGGAGGCCCTGGCTAAACAACGTAGGGAGTTGGGTAAAATACAGTCCCGCtctgacaaaaagaagaaggacaAGGTCTCTGAGAAGAAGGGCCGTGGCAAAAAGAAAGACGAAAAACCCAATGGAAAGATCCCAGAGCCTGAAAAATTTCAAGAGGAAGTTGAAGCTGAGGCCGTCATTGAACCTGCTGCTGCCCCAGTTGTAGCTGCTGCCCCCGCCCCTGCCCCTGCCCCAGTCCCAGAACCCGTCCCTGCTTTTGAGGTTAAACCAACTGCAGCCCCAGCACCAGCAGTCACCCAACCAAAGATTGGAGCTGAACAAAGCCCTGCTCTTTCTGATCCCTCACCTTCACCCTCAcctaaagagaaaaagaagaagaaggtggcTAAGGTGGAGCCAGCCTCTACCCATACGGCCCCAGTTGTGACTGCTCCTGCACCCGTCAAGTCCTCCGCTGCCCCAGTATTAACTCAGGCCCCCGTGTCTGCCCCGACTAAAGCAACCGCCCCATCCTCTGCATCTGCCCCAACCAAGACCGCCCCTGCGCCAGCCAAAGTTGCCCCTGCGCCAGCCAAAGTTGCCCCTGCGCCAGCCAAAGTTGCCCCTGCGCCAGCCAAAGTTGCCCCTGCGCCAGCCAAAGCTACTGCAGCCCCTGCCAAGTCTTCACCCGCTCCATCCAAGACTGCCCCAGTGCTGGAAGCTGTCACTAAAGACGTCCCCGTGATGGCAGTGACCCCAGTGGGATCCCAGCAGGCTCCTGCTGTTGCACAAAAAATACAAGAGCCCAAGAAGAAGGCCTCCAAGAAAAAGACTGAGTCTG tgGCAGCAGTGGATTCTGCTGATGCTCCTCTGTACCTGCCCTACAAGGCTCTGGTGTCCACCATCAGTAGCATGGTGTTCAGTGAGGGAGAGGCCCACAGGCTCATCGAGATCCTGTCTGAGAAAGTTGGCATCATTCAGGACACCTGGCATAAG GCCTCTCAGAAAGGAGACCCAGTGGCCATGCTGAAGAAACAActggaagagagggagaaacagctgGCCTTAGAACAAGAGGATGCTACTGCAGCAAAGAACCGTCTCAGAGAACTCACCAAG GAGCTGTCTGCTGAGAAGTCCAAGGTTGCCAGTGTGGAAACAAGGCTAAGTTCCCAGCTGAGTAAGAGGGAGCAAGAAATGATTGCTCTGCAAGCCCGTATGCAGGCTAGCTACCAGGACCATGTAGCACAGACCCAGGGGCTCAATGCAAAG ATTGTCAGCCTGCAGGAACAGCTGGAAAAAGGCCCCAATGCCCAGCTAGCCCGTCTACAGCAGGAGAACTCTATTCTCCGGGATGCCCTCAACCAAGCCACCAGTCAGGCTGAGAGCAA GCAAAATGCGGAGCTGGCCAAGCTGCGCCAGGAATGCACAAAGTTAACCAAGGAACTTGGAGAGAAGACCGAGAGTCTGCATGCTGATGAGATCATCAGGAAAGGGCTGGAGGCCAAGGTCTCCGCTACTGAGAAGCAACTCTCCCTGCTGCAG gcCAGCCATGGGGAGAGCGAGCAGGCATTGCAGAGGAGATTGGAGGAGGTGTGTGAGGAGCTCAGAGTAACACAGAGTAGAAACAACAGCCTGCAGGCCACTCTGGATGATGCCCAGCAGGACAGCAGCAAACTCTCAG AGTTTCAGGTGCAAATTGGGAGATTGGAGGATGAAATCAGCGAGCGCTCTGCTCAGGCGGAGGCCCTCACCGCCCAGCTGGAGGAGACCCGGGCAGAGAAAAGCCAGCTTGTACAGCAGGTGGCCTCCATCAACGCACTGCTTGAGGCCAGTCAGACCAAAAAGGAGGAGGATAACAATCAG CAGGTGAACGCTGCAGAAGTGGAACAGCTAAAGCTCAG CCTTCAGGAGAAAGACGGCCAGTTGAACACGCTTCACGAGGAACTGAAGCAACTGCAGATGAAGCAGGAAGCTGCC GAGAACACTGTTGTTGAGCTGGAGCAAAAGAACAAGAG tgagGATATCAGCCTCATCACATCGCTTCAGGACGAACTTAAAAACCTCAAAGAAGAGATGGTGCAACTTAACAGCACACCA TCAGATAATTCCACCGAGCTGGCACTACTACAGAACAG cCTGACTGAGAAAGATACCCTTGTTACATCACTACAAGAGGAGCTGAgagaagtgagagaaaagacagcCATTGATGCA CAGAACGTTACGGAAAAACTGGCAACTTTTCAAACTGAAGCCAAAGAAAGTCTCCAGACACTCTTCCCACAGATACCCGTAGAGACAGAGCAG tCCAACTGGTTACAAGTATTTACGCAGAAAGCTAAGGAGGCTCTCAGCCAGCAGAGCCAAGAGTCTCAGGAAACCGCAGCGTTGCCT GAGTTGCTCGAGAAACTGAAGGAGGCTGAGGAGAGCCACAGCACACTGCATGCTGAATGTGAACAGTACAGGACAGTGCTGGCTGAAACA GAAGGAATGCTGAAACATCTGCAGAAGAGtgtggaagaagaagagctGGTATGGAAGTCCAAGATAGCTAACTCAGAAGAACAGCTGAGGGAG GCTTTGGAGAATGTCAGCAAGCTGGAGGCAGAAAACCAAAGTGTAGAACAG TTGAAGGAGCAGATGATGCTTCTGGAAGCCCAGCTGGAGAAGCAGTCCGACAACCAGGGGACCTCGGAGGAGATGGAGCAG CTGATGCTGCAGCTGTCGGGGTGCCAGAGCCAGCTGGATTCGGCCCAGAAGGAGGCCCAGGCACACAAGGAGGAGCTTGCACAG GTCAGAGAGCAGCTGGGCGAGATCACCTTGCGGGCTCAGCGAGAACCGAATGGCCCAGCTGAGGCTCAACCCAGTCAG TTCAAGAACACCTTGAGTCAGACAACTGAAAAGCTGCACGGGGAGGTGGCTCAGAGACAGCAGCTTTCACAAGAGTTTGAGCAG GCCCAGAAGACTATAACAGAACTTCAGACTCAGTTGGAGCTGGTGAATGCTTCTGCAGAGTCCCCACAAGCTGAAACAGAAGACGTTGCTCAGCTCAAG GAGCGcttggagaaggagaagaagctGTCCAAAGACCTGGGCCAGGCAGCCACCAAGCTTCAGCAGCTTCTCAAAGCCACTCAGGAGCAGCTgaccaaagagagagacacagtgaGAACACTACAGGAGCACCCGGAGGTCAAG GGAGAATACGTGGAGCTTAAGGAAGGAACGTCCGTCTGA